Genomic segment of Benincasa hispida cultivar B227 chromosome 1, ASM972705v1, whole genome shotgun sequence:
ATTCACCCATATTGGCATCAAATGCTGCTGCTGTTGGTTTATATTCTTCTTCCACAGATCCAGTCCATGTACCATCTCCAGATTCTAGATCATCTTCTGCAGTTGGAGCTATAAAACGTGAAGTTGGGGCAGTAGGTGTTCGTCGGCAATTGAAAGACAGTTCTATAAGCCAGTCTTCAGGACCAAGTGTCTCTCTCACAAATTCTGTTGCTGAAAGGGATGGTTCTTCTTCAGATTCATTTCAACCGTTGAGTTCCATTTCGAAAGGCGAACAGCTTAGTCAAATTACTGAATCTGTGATTCCTGGCCTGGTAGGCAGCAGATCAACATTAAATAATCAGCATAGTAGCAGGCAACATCAACCAACCATGGGTCATCAGAAAGGTATCTTAGTGTCtttgttctctctctctctctctctctctctctctctctctctctctctctctcgtttcAAGGTGGAGGACAATGAGGTACCTTAGCATCTCTGTTTGTTAAATTTCTTGACTGCAAAGTTTTTGGAGAATTTGTTTATAAGATATAAAAGTTCTGAATGTgaacttaaattttttgttatttgtcaACAAACTGCATTTGTATGATGTTTCTTAGACGAGTTTGTTTGTGCATGCATGTCCACACTTCACTTTTTCCATGTGTGTGTTTACTTGGGGAATTCATCAAATTTTAGGAGAGAGTTCACCATCGGCTTTGATGCAGCTTCCCAGCCTAACAAGGAGTGGAAACCTAAGTCAAGCCAAAAGTTGAGCACCGGTAATCCTGGAGTAATAGGAACACCCTCAAAATCTAAATCTCCTGCTGATGAGTCCAAAGAGTTACATTCTGAAGCAGCTAATGTACAAGAGAAGCTTGCAAGAGTAGACCTTCATGAGAACCAGCATGTTATCATAGCAGAGCATATTAGAGTTCCTGATAGTGACCAATATCGGCTGGTCTTTGGCAGTTTTGGGACAGAATCTGATTCTTCTGGATGTCTGGTGCCAGGTTTGCAAGCCATTAGAGGTCCAGAGGAATTGAATGAAGAATCATCAGCAAggtttgtatttattttatatttcttttatctttAAAGTTAATCTGACAAAAATTGTGGAACTAGGTAATTCTTTATGGTTCAAAGGTTTGGCCATTCCTTTATAAGATAGAAAAATATTCTTTTGAAATGGTATGAAATAACCAAGCATCTGTGAGAGAAGTTTTCTTTATTATATTCACACTTTCTGCCAGTGGTTTTATTCTTTTGCTTATATTATCAATCGGACAATGTTTTTGCAGTCGGTCAGTATCTGCTCTGGAGATTTCTACTGATGATTCCTCTGGAAGCAGGCAGGTCGATTTATTGGATGACCAGGTTCGAAATTCAGAGTCTAATTCTCCAGATTCTGGTACAGCAACCGAGCTTCAGTCAGCAGATAAAAGAGAATCTTCTAGTCCTCAGACATTGGATACTTATGCGGAGATTGGACTGGTTCGAGATAGGAGCTCAAAATATACTCCTGCTTCACAGCATCAAGATCCTTCTGAGTTACTGGGATTTTCGGTGAGTTTGTATTAGATTATTAACTTTTGAGGTAGCTGTTGAGAATCAagatattttgtatttttactgAATTGATGGTTTAAAGTTTGTGGTTTAATACTTTCGTGAGCAAGCCCTTTTCATTCCCtgatatatatttgattatttgagCAGGCATATGATCCACAGACTGGTTATGATCTACCTTATTTCAGACCAACAATGGATGAAACTGTACGGGTGCAAGGCCTACCGTCTCAAGATGTAAGAGTAGTTGTTTACATAATATCTGTTGTGTTCATTATATCTGGATTCTTGTAAAATGAATATGGACATATATATGTTTTGAACTTCTAATGATTGTAAATTATAATTGTAATGATTATTTTCTTCTTGAGCAAGTAGTTTAGTCCACTACAGGAAGTCGTATGTTTTTGTTCTCACTTACTAAATCTATGACTCTAGGCGGTGAACTCTCATTCTGCTAACGGTGTCCCTGCATCAACAATTCCAATGGTGCAACAGCAGCAAACTCCAGTTGCTCAGATGTATCCACAAGTTCATGTTTCCCATTTTGCAAACCTCATGCCATATCGACAATTCCTATCTCCTGTTTATGTTCCACCAATGGCCATGCCTGGTTATTCGAGTTCCCCAGCATATCCTCACCCGTCCAATGGTAACAGTTTCTTACTGATGCCTGGTGGAAGTACTCACATGAATGCAAATAACCTGAAGTATGGAATCCAGCAGTTCAAGCCTGTTCCTGCTGGCAGCCCGGCAGGGTTTGGGAACTTCAATAGTCCAGCTGGGTTTGCTGTGAATGCTCCGGGTGTAGTTGGGAGTGCAACTGGACTGGAAGATTCATCTCGAATCAAATACAAAGATGGGAACCTTTATGTTCCAAATGCACAGGTCcgtaaatattaattatcattacCACAGTTTGGCTGTAGCTTTGAGACCTTGCATGCAAACTTATCGTTAACTTGATATCATTTCATGTGCGTTGTTAGTGCATATGAGGTTCCctatctttctttttatttagagGGGGAAAGGGGAGCTAATGGGATTAAAATCACCTAGACCTTGTTTAGCAGAAGGGGGCACTGATCTTTTCCGTCAAGTATAAATGACACCCTGACATGTTTGTTGAATCCGGATCATCATGATATCAGCCACTCTCGAGTCAGTCAGacctttttataattatattgtaAAGTAGTTTAAGTATTAGTATATTTATTGTTACAGGCTGAGACATCTGAAATTTGGATTCAAAACCCAAGAGATCTTCCAGGTTTGCAATCGGCTCCATATTACAACATGCCAGGGCAAACTCCTCATGGTGCTTATTTGCCTTCTCATACTGGGCACGCTTCCTTCAGTGCAGCTGTGGCGCAGTCTACACACATGCAATTCCCCGGATTGTACCATCCAACTCCACAGCCGGCTGCTATTGGGAATCCTCATCACATGGGGCCTGGTATGGGTGGGAATGTTGGAGTGGCGGCTGCCACTCCTGGGCCACAAGTTGGTACTTTCCAGCAGCCACAGTTGGGTCATCTTAATTGGACAACTAATTTCTAGACAAATGGGAAGAAAGAGAACTGTGAATCTAACCCCCTTTATTATTATACAAGGGACTGAAGTAGTCATAAATCTTTTATATTTTGTCAAATGTGTAATTGATAACCTTCTCATATTCAATGTAGTATGTGGTTTTCTCCATTGGCATTGATTTCATCTGCCGTTTTAGTTATCCCTTCATCACTAGTTATAATAATTAAGTAGAAGCTGCTGTAGGATCAAACAGAGCTACACAGGTGGATAAAATCAAGCAACAAAGCAAAACCAGTGGACAAACAAAATTGTTGGTATAGGAATGTGCCCAAGCAGCTTTTCCTAGTTATTTGCATCAAGTATTGCACTTCTTAATTTCAATTCGTTAGAACCATAATTAGAAACAACAGTTAATGTTGCAGGTATTAATTGGAAAATGTTGGTTTAGGAGTTTTATGTTGCAATTTACCTGGTGGCTCTATGGGAGAATGGTCAAGGTGAAGTCTCTGAACATTTGAATATAATATCATTATATTCATATTGAGAGATGATAACTATACTAAAGGAGAAGATAACTAGCTCAGGTTTCAGGGTTCTCTCCATGCGTGTAACTACAATTGTGATCGGGAAAAAGAGGTAAGTGAGAtgctttatttttccttttttccttgtGCAGATTGCAAAATATATAGACTTTGTCCTGTTCAAatcttcatttatttatttctttttgtataGAACTGTCACAATTTATTGGGATTGCCAAACACATTACTctttaccttttattttttatattttttaacgaTCATCTTCATGCTTTGCATAAAAGTGTAACCCTACGCATCTGAGTCCCTATATACCTCATCTATTTTGAAGCTGAtctttttgctttttctttttgctaGAGAGCATAGGGATTACATCGTGCAAAGTATTTCCATCATCATCGGTTTGACAATGGCTTGATATGATGTGTACAAAAGACGATGTATTTTTTGGGGATCTGTGTGATGTTTATCTTCGTACTTTGAAGTTTGGAGCACTGGAGaggaaatgaaaaagaaaagaaaaagaatcatTGACTTTAAAGTTTGATGCATTACTAATTTCACGGATGCTTAGAAGTTAGAAACATCTTGTACTGTGCTTGTGTGCAACAGTTTTTTGAACTGTTTCAAAGTTGTCTAGATTGTTCATGCATTTATACATCTTGTACTGTTGACCATGTTAACAGTTGAAACGTTTCTTTAGAAGTTCATTCAAAACTTCAACCGCACTTCATATCAGCTCCTTctgtttttctttctatttctttttacccgtattgtttttttttctcgtcATGTTTGTCAGTTTGTTGGAAAAGAAAAGGGTCATTTTCCCAAGGTAGGATGAGAGTGTCCCACTAGGAATCTTGGGCACAAGTCACAATATCATTATTCTCTCTTGAATTCAAGTCTACTCTGGAAACTTGTCTTATTATCAATGGTAATTGATGGAATGATGAGATGTAATGCCAATTGCTTAACACGTTTTTTAAGTTGGTAATTTGACGGGCAAAAGTGGGATGAATGTATCTGAGATGCAGGTTTAATTTGTTAACAGCAAAAAGCTCATGAATCCCTTCAATGGCAATGGATATGGACAGCAGATCTGAATTGCAGGGAACTGTTTCTAACCAGTTGTCAACAACTCACATTCAGGTTATATTTCCTTACTCTTTCACAGCTTCTTAGTATATAGTCTTGTGAAGATGACGAAGGTAGCCTTGTGTCTGTGCCCTTAATAATTGGTATCAATGcacctttatttttctctctctacttTTTCCCacttaatatttttctaaacaaaatattattttattttatttcaacacTTTTAGGGTGTGTTGGTGACTTTGGTTTTAGTCTATATTATAGCGGACCATCCGTACATTCCCTACTGCACTGTAGCTGTTGATTATATCACTTTTGAATTG
This window contains:
- the LOC120082599 gene encoding uncharacterized protein LOC120082599 isoform X2 gives rise to the protein MGYKGSLDAQRNSEDVRQGTKVYTLSDRNVRRGAYAKSSWPGISKEFRVVRDNRVNRNTNREVKPTSSHLAISTNEVSTNVSKSGFTPKGAHGGPFGGRISQVSVRKTDSHPNNQRHGYSTGMPQKELRDDVGVSMLSSVPDMHIVKPNDSEQHSPILASNAAAVGLYSSSTDPVHVPSPDSRSSSAVGAIKREVGAVGVRRQLKDSSISQSSGPSVSLTNSVAERDGSSSDSFQPLSSISKGEQLSQITESVIPGLVGSRSTLNNQHSSRQHQPTMGHQKASQPNKEWKPKSSQKLSTGNPGVIGTPSKSKSPADESKELHSEAANVQEKLARVDLHENQHVIIAEHIRVPDSDQYRLVFGSFGTESDSSGCLVPGLQAIRGPEELNEESSASRSVSALEISTDDSSGSRQVDLLDDQVRNSESNSPDSGTATELQSADKRESSSPQTLDTYAEIGLVRDRSSKYTPASQHQDPSELLGFSAYDPQTGYDLPYFRPTMDETVRVQGLPSQDAVNSHSANGVPASTIPMVQQQQTPVAQMYPQVHVSHFANLMPYRQFLSPVYVPPMAMPGYSSSPAYPHPSNGNSFLLMPGGSTHMNANNLKYGIQQFKPVPAGSPAGFGNFNSPAGFAVNAPGVVGSATGLEDSSRIKYKDGNLYVPNAQAETSEIWIQNPRDLPGLQSAPYYNMPGQTPHGAYLPSHTGHASFSAAVAQSTHMQFPGLYHPTPQPAAIGNPHHMGPGMGGNVGVAAATPGPQVGTFQQPQLGHLNWTTNF
- the LOC120082599 gene encoding uncharacterized protein LOC120082599 isoform X1; protein product: MVSGLRIDGGTQILPARVRKTIQSIKEIVGNHSDADIYTTLKETNMDPNETAQKLLNQDPFREVKRRRDKKKENMGYKGSLDAQRNSEDVRQGTKVYTLSDRNVRRGAYAKSSWPGISKEFRVVRDNRVNRNTNREVKPTSSHLAISTNEVSTNVSKSGFTPKGAHGGPFGGRISQVSVRKTDSHPNNQRHGYSTGMPQKELRDDVGVSMLSSVPDMHIVKPNDSEQHSPILASNAAAVGLYSSSTDPVHVPSPDSRSSSAVGAIKREVGAVGVRRQLKDSSISQSSGPSVSLTNSVAERDGSSSDSFQPLSSISKGEQLSQITESVIPGLVGSRSTLNNQHSSRQHQPTMGHQKASQPNKEWKPKSSQKLSTGNPGVIGTPSKSKSPADESKELHSEAANVQEKLARVDLHENQHVIIAEHIRVPDSDQYRLVFGSFGTESDSSGCLVPGLQAIRGPEELNEESSASRSVSALEISTDDSSGSRQVDLLDDQVRNSESNSPDSGTATELQSADKRESSSPQTLDTYAEIGLVRDRSSKYTPASQHQDPSELLGFSAYDPQTGYDLPYFRPTMDETVRVQGLPSQDAVNSHSANGVPASTIPMVQQQQTPVAQMYPQVHVSHFANLMPYRQFLSPVYVPPMAMPGYSSSPAYPHPSNGNSFLLMPGGSTHMNANNLKYGIQQFKPVPAGSPAGFGNFNSPAGFAVNAPGVVGSATGLEDSSRIKYKDGNLYVPNAQAETSEIWIQNPRDLPGLQSAPYYNMPGQTPHGAYLPSHTGHASFSAAVAQSTHMQFPGLYHPTPQPAAIGNPHHMGPGMGGNVGVAAATPGPQVGTFQQPQLGHLNWTTNF